A region of Salinibacter sp. 10B DNA encodes the following proteins:
- a CDS encoding hydantoinase B/oxoprolinase family protein, which translates to MSDADPILLELYRHRFEGVADEMGGTLQRTSYSPNIKERLDFSCAVFDEEGRLVAQAAHIPVHLGAMPASVAAALESVDAWAPGDIVILNDPYEGGTHLPDVTMVSPVFVANNDTPTFFAASRAHHADVGGMTPGSLPLATELVQEGLVIPPVKLYEEGSPNESVLRLLLRNVRTPEERRGDLSAQRAAHAVGERRLQDLAATHGAEEVTAYAHHLQTYSERRVRAALAEWPNGTYAFEDTLELADDTSATIRVTAMIGETSVAFDFDGTDPADDGNLNAVLPITESACYYAVQGLVGSDMPMNAGSLVPVSVHAPEGSIVNADPPHAVAGGNVETSQRIVDTVLGALAEALPTRVPAAGQGTMNNVTIGGTRADGSSFAYYETIGGGMGASAEADGLSGVHVHMTNTLNTPIEALEQAYPFRVVAYRLRDGSGGGGKHRGGDGLVREYEVLVPVTVTMLSTRRTEGPWGRDGGDPGAPGRNVLVHPNGQEEVLPAHFSRRLPVGSRLRIETPGGGGFGQPYAGSSN; encoded by the coding sequence ATGAGCGACGCCGATCCCATTTTGCTGGAGCTGTACCGCCACCGGTTCGAGGGCGTGGCCGATGAAATGGGCGGAACGCTCCAGCGTACCAGCTACTCGCCCAACATCAAGGAGCGTCTCGACTTCTCCTGTGCGGTCTTCGACGAGGAGGGCCGCCTCGTGGCGCAGGCCGCCCACATCCCCGTCCACCTCGGCGCCATGCCCGCCAGCGTGGCCGCCGCCCTGGAAAGCGTGGACGCCTGGGCCCCCGGCGACATCGTGATCCTCAACGACCCGTACGAGGGGGGCACGCACCTCCCGGACGTCACGATGGTCTCACCAGTCTTTGTGGCGAACAACGACACGCCAACATTCTTTGCGGCCAGCCGCGCACACCATGCCGACGTGGGGGGCATGACGCCGGGCTCGCTCCCGCTGGCGACAGAGCTGGTGCAGGAGGGCCTCGTCATTCCCCCGGTCAAGCTGTACGAAGAAGGCTCCCCAAACGAGAGCGTCCTGCGGCTCCTCCTCCGCAACGTCCGTACGCCGGAGGAGCGGCGCGGCGACCTGTCGGCCCAGCGCGCAGCTCACGCCGTGGGCGAGCGGCGCCTTCAGGATCTCGCGGCAACGCATGGCGCCGAAGAAGTCACGGCCTACGCCCATCATCTGCAGACCTACAGCGAGCGTAGAGTCCGTGCGGCCCTGGCCGAGTGGCCGAACGGCACCTATGCATTCGAGGACACGCTGGAGCTGGCCGACGACACGTCCGCCACGATTCGCGTCACTGCCATGATCGGGGAAACATCCGTGGCGTTTGATTTTGACGGAACGGATCCGGCGGACGATGGCAACCTGAACGCCGTGCTGCCCATCACCGAATCCGCCTGCTACTACGCGGTGCAGGGCCTCGTGGGCAGCGACATGCCGATGAATGCTGGGAGCCTCGTGCCCGTGTCGGTACACGCCCCTGAGGGATCCATCGTCAACGCCGATCCCCCACACGCGGTAGCCGGGGGCAACGTCGAAACCTCGCAGCGCATCGTGGACACGGTACTCGGCGCGCTCGCGGAGGCCCTTCCCACTCGGGTCCCTGCCGCCGGTCAGGGCACGATGAACAACGTTACGATTGGGGGGACTCGTGCGGACGGCTCCTCGTTTGCCTACTACGAAACGATTGGGGGCGGAATGGGCGCGAGTGCCGAAGCAGATGGCCTCAGCGGCGTGCACGTACACATGACGAACACGCTCAATACGCCCATTGAGGCACTGGAGCAGGCGTATCCGTTTCGGGTCGTCGCCTATCGGCTCCGCGACGGAAGCGGGGGCGGGGGCAAGCACCGAGGCGGCGACGGGCTCGTGCGGGAGTACGAGGTGCTGGTGCCCGTCACCGTGACCATGCTCAGCACGCGCCGAACGGAGGGACCGTGGGGACGCGACGGCGGTGACCCAGGCGCGCCCGGCCGCAACGTCCTCGTGCATCCCAACGGCCAGGAAGAGGTATTGCCCGCTCACTTCTCCCGGCGTCTTCCCGTGGGCAGCCGTCTCCGCATCGAAACGCCGGGCGGTGGGGGATTTGGGCAACCGTACGCTGGAAGCTCAAATTAG
- a CDS encoding HAD-IG family 5'-nucleotidase, producing the protein MESIDPARGLFCNRTLNLRGIRAIGYDMDYTLVHYHMREWEQRAYSFIKEGLLAKGWPVEDLAFDPDLVIRGLVLDTEHGNVVKANRFGYVKRAFHGTEPLNFDRQREVYQRTLVDLGEDRWHFLNTLFSISSACMYMQLVDLLDANKLGSSMGYADLFEEVQQTLDEAHMEGRLKEKIVNNPGRFVNLDPEMPLTLLDQKRAGKKVLLITNSEWDYARPMLEYAFNDFLPEGMTWRDLFDLSIVGARKPDFFSVRMPAFRVESEDGLLREHKNGPLEEGHVYVGANAPLVEESLGLRGEEILYVGDHLFVDVNVSKKVLRWRTALVVRELETEIEEFQAFAEKQDQLSGLMEKKEQLEAEFSAKRLQRQRLKKDYGGPNGPDAKTLEEEMQTLRTRLTALDERIAPLAKESSRLVNENWGPLMRTGKDKSLFARQVERYADVYTGRVSNFLHHTPFTYLRSHRGSLPHDEAAEREPKYSSLTSGYEWDETTAKERG; encoded by the coding sequence ATGGAATCGATTGATCCCGCTCGCGGGCTCTTCTGCAACCGCACGCTCAACCTGCGTGGCATCCGGGCCATCGGATATGACATGGACTACACGCTCGTTCACTACCACATGCGCGAGTGGGAGCAGCGGGCATACAGCTTCATCAAAGAGGGACTGCTGGCAAAGGGCTGGCCGGTGGAGGACCTTGCTTTTGATCCTGATCTCGTCATTCGGGGGCTCGTGCTCGATACCGAGCACGGCAATGTCGTAAAGGCCAACCGCTTTGGGTACGTGAAGCGGGCCTTTCACGGGACCGAACCCCTCAATTTTGATCGACAGCGAGAAGTATATCAGCGGACCCTGGTTGATCTGGGGGAGGATCGATGGCACTTTCTGAATACCCTCTTTTCCATCTCGTCGGCCTGTATGTACATGCAGCTCGTCGACCTGCTCGACGCCAATAAATTGGGCAGTTCAATGGGCTACGCCGACCTTTTCGAGGAGGTACAGCAGACGCTTGACGAGGCGCACATGGAGGGGCGCCTCAAAGAGAAGATTGTGAACAACCCGGGGCGCTTCGTGAACCTGGACCCGGAGATGCCGCTCACGCTGCTCGATCAGAAGCGCGCTGGTAAGAAGGTGTTGCTCATTACCAACTCGGAGTGGGACTATGCCCGCCCGATGTTGGAGTATGCCTTCAATGACTTCCTGCCGGAGGGCATGACGTGGCGTGATCTCTTCGATCTATCGATTGTGGGCGCCCGCAAGCCGGATTTCTTCTCGGTGCGCATGCCTGCGTTTCGGGTGGAGAGCGAAGACGGACTCCTACGCGAGCACAAGAATGGGCCGCTGGAAGAGGGGCACGTTTACGTAGGAGCCAATGCGCCGCTGGTAGAGGAAAGTCTGGGCCTACGGGGCGAGGAGATTCTCTACGTGGGAGATCACCTCTTCGTCGACGTCAACGTTTCGAAGAAGGTGCTGCGCTGGCGCACGGCGCTTGTGGTGCGCGAACTGGAGACCGAAATTGAAGAGTTTCAGGCCTTTGCCGAGAAGCAGGATCAGTTGTCGGGACTCATGGAAAAGAAGGAGCAGCTGGAAGCGGAGTTCTCGGCCAAGCGGCTGCAGCGGCAGCGTCTCAAGAAGGACTACGGCGGCCCGAACGGGCCGGATGCGAAGACGCTGGAAGAAGAGATGCAAACGCTCCGCACCCGCCTCACGGCGCTCGATGAGCGCATTGCTCCTCTCGCCAAGGAATCGAGCCGCCTCGTGAACGAGAACTGGGGGCCCCTCATGCGCACCGGCAAGGACAAGAGTCTATTCGCACGGCAGGTGGAGCGCTACGCGGACGTCTACACGGGCCGCGTGTCGAATTTCCTCCACCATACCCCCTTCACGTACCTGCGCTCGCATCGTGGCAGCCTGCCTCACGACGAGGCCGCTGAGCGGGAGCCGAAGTACTCCTCCCTCACCTCTGGCTATGAGTGGGACGAGACAACAGCCAAGGAGCGGGGGTAG
- the proB gene encoding glutamate 5-kinase produces MPSAPSLPDWNRAVVKVGSALIAPDNSGCSTTHLLPIARFIIESRRQGKEVILVSSGAVAAGLAEQNRDDPSTGLSIPERQALAAIGQPLLMAHWRRLFDVTCAQVLLTYDDLQRRSRFVNAKNTIAELLDRGTLPIVNENDTVATEELQVGDNDNLAAYVSVLAEADLLVICSDVDGLYTADPHQDPSAKQLPEVDKITEEIYEMVGGSHRAVATGGMQTKVEAAEKATDRGIDTVLVNGTKGRHLDALGRGEMPGTLFRRAERPLSARKHWMLHALPTTGRIVIDAGAAQALQDHGASLLPSGVVAVEGPFGQGDAVEIAVTEETDAPTSRIGKGITQYGSEALRRIQGRQSHAIEDILGNAPADHVVHRDDLVLQHADRDG; encoded by the coding sequence ATGCCTTCTGCTCCCTCCCTCCCCGACTGGAACCGCGCCGTCGTAAAGGTCGGCAGCGCCCTCATCGCCCCCGACAATAGCGGCTGCAGCACGACGCACCTGTTGCCCATTGCCCGGTTTATCATCGAGAGTCGACGACAAGGAAAAGAGGTGATCCTTGTTTCCTCTGGTGCCGTGGCCGCGGGGTTGGCCGAGCAGAACCGCGACGATCCCAGCACCGGCCTCTCCATCCCTGAGCGGCAGGCCCTCGCCGCCATCGGGCAGCCGCTGCTCATGGCCCACTGGCGCCGCCTCTTCGACGTGACGTGCGCGCAGGTCCTTCTCACGTACGACGACCTGCAGCGCCGATCCCGCTTCGTGAACGCCAAAAACACGATCGCGGAGCTGCTGGACCGCGGCACGCTTCCCATCGTCAACGAGAACGACACGGTGGCCACCGAAGAGCTCCAAGTGGGCGACAACGACAACCTCGCCGCCTACGTGTCCGTGCTTGCCGAAGCGGACCTCCTCGTCATCTGTTCGGACGTGGACGGCCTCTATACGGCCGATCCGCACCAGGACCCGTCCGCCAAACAGCTCCCCGAGGTGGACAAGATCACCGAAGAAATTTACGAGATGGTGGGAGGATCGCACCGGGCGGTGGCCACCGGAGGCATGCAGACGAAAGTGGAGGCGGCCGAGAAGGCCACGGACCGGGGCATCGACACGGTGCTCGTGAACGGAACGAAGGGGCGTCACCTCGACGCCCTCGGGCGTGGAGAGATGCCGGGGACCCTCTTCCGGCGCGCCGAGCGCCCCCTCTCCGCCCGCAAGCACTGGATGCTGCACGCCCTCCCCACCACCGGCCGCATCGTGATCGATGCCGGGGCCGCCCAGGCACTTCAAGATCACGGTGCCTCCCTCCTGCCCTCCGGCGTGGTGGCCGTCGAAGGCCCGTTTGGGCAGGGCGATGCCGTGGAAATTGCTGTCACAGAGGAAACCGATGCCCCCACTTCCCGAATTGGCAAGGGCATCACCCAGTACGGCTCGGAGGCGCTCCGCCGCATCCAGGGCCGGCAGAGCCATGCCATCGAGGACATCCTGGGCAATGCCCCCGCCGACCACGTCGTGCACCGCGACGATCTAGTGCTGCAGCACGCTGATCGGGACGGGTAG
- a CDS encoding amphi-Trp domain-containing protein has product MSNETLFEFEQTFSRANVAAYLREIADKLDGDGTLEFAAGGETTSVSVPERLQFEVDVERDAHEDGSAEMEIEFELEWHEDDDGTAQGTLEIG; this is encoded by the coding sequence ATGTCCAACGAAACCCTTTTTGAGTTTGAGCAGACCTTTTCTCGGGCCAACGTGGCCGCCTACCTGCGCGAAATCGCCGACAAGCTGGACGGCGACGGCACGCTGGAATTTGCTGCGGGGGGCGAAACGACGTCCGTGTCCGTGCCCGAGCGCCTGCAGTTTGAGGTGGACGTAGAGCGGGACGCACACGAGGACGGCTCGGCCGAAATGGAAATCGAGTTCGAGCTGGAGTGGCACGAAGACGACGACGGCACCGCGCAGGGCACGCTGGAGATTGGATAA
- a CDS encoding YaiO family outer membrane beta-barrel protein, translating to MSRLWIQPGTGVLAGMIVALLFGVSVVHGQSVDSLFAQARTIAFEDENYEKARAMAYRALDAAPNYHGIRVFVARTLAWEEQHDQARRELRYVLERDPDHYEALKAIIDVETWSDHPQDALTYANQAREHYPEDPYFMRKRASILQWMGQPDAAATQLNAVLASRPNDDEAREALQSLRQDQMHYTTTLAARRDAFQGSRTPWTFGAVSVGRSTSIGSITGRVRYAHRFSTSGLQFEVDAYPSLMSGLYAYVSGGVSASSIFPDYRFGASLYKSLPYSLTGEVGVRHLNFGGGNTFIYTGSLTKYWGNYMLRGASYVTPSSGGTSVSVGGTMRRYLGGARTYVELAGSAGTSAREAMFEEDVQRQSSWSVSAGGQMALNYRTLLRGSVGYDREEFPARVQKRVSVRLSVSYKF from the coding sequence GTGTCTAGATTGTGGATTCAGCCGGGGACGGGCGTGCTCGCGGGGATGATTGTTGCCCTCCTCTTTGGCGTGTCCGTCGTGCACGGCCAGTCGGTCGATTCTCTCTTTGCCCAGGCGCGGACCATTGCGTTCGAGGACGAGAACTACGAGAAGGCACGCGCCATGGCCTACCGGGCGCTGGACGCAGCCCCCAACTATCACGGCATCCGGGTTTTTGTGGCCCGTACACTTGCCTGGGAGGAGCAGCACGACCAGGCACGACGCGAACTGCGGTATGTGCTGGAGCGGGATCCGGACCACTACGAAGCCCTGAAGGCCATCATTGATGTCGAGACGTGGTCCGATCATCCCCAAGATGCCCTCACGTATGCCAACCAGGCCCGAGAGCACTATCCCGAAGATCCGTACTTCATGCGCAAGCGCGCGTCCATCCTGCAATGGATGGGACAGCCCGACGCTGCGGCTACGCAGCTGAATGCCGTTCTGGCCTCCCGGCCTAACGACGACGAAGCCCGGGAGGCCTTGCAAAGCCTTCGGCAGGACCAGATGCACTACACCACCACGCTTGCCGCTCGCCGCGATGCCTTTCAGGGCTCTCGAACGCCCTGGACCTTTGGGGCAGTGAGTGTGGGGCGATCAACGTCCATCGGGAGTATCACTGGCCGCGTCCGCTACGCACACCGGTTTTCCACCAGTGGCCTGCAGTTTGAGGTAGATGCGTATCCGTCGCTGATGAGCGGGCTTTATGCCTACGTGAGTGGGGGCGTGTCGGCGTCGTCGATTTTTCCGGACTATCGCTTTGGGGCGTCTCTCTACAAAAGCCTTCCCTACAGCCTCACAGGAGAGGTTGGGGTGCGCCATCTCAATTTTGGAGGAGGAAATACATTTATTTATACCGGCTCGCTTACGAAGTACTGGGGCAATTACATGCTTCGAGGGGCGAGCTACGTCACGCCGTCTTCTGGGGGTACGTCCGTATCGGTGGGAGGAACCATGCGTCGGTATTTGGGCGGAGCCCGTACGTACGTGGAGCTGGCCGGAAGTGCCGGGACTTCGGCCCGCGAGGCAATGTTTGAGGAAGATGTGCAGCGTCAGTCGTCCTGGAGTGTGTCGGCCGGTGGGCAGATGGCGCTGAACTATCGGACGCTGCTTCGCGGGTCGGTGGGGTACGACAGGGAGGAGTTTCCGGCGCGTGTCCAAAAGCGAGTGAGCGTGCGCCTCTCCGTCTCGTATAAATTTTGA
- a CDS encoding sulfatase-like hydrolase/transferase: MTLDLDLEGVFRDGGVLWAAFFASLIVSRLIEYGLVRAHHSLDVALWKHELVGGLHDLEFSLFVAVGIIGGYLTLFSIAGRSVAFGVTLAGLVVLIVGHLVLIRYYTTTLQPLGLDFWAYDLTEVVDTVQTSGAGNVVFWGNALVLIAVLVGNAFFLRAGGVPDKALYAVGILALLNLFVSTSALDADRPAAEHLALNKTAYFLGESAAWAFASSSTEYQPKTEPTDNVASADASVRSREYPWMYRANYEDVLGPFFDQAKLDALDRPPHVVVIVFEGLGTTFIGEEARYGGMTPFVDSLARDGLYWKNFLSTTGRTFGLMPSLFGALPFAERGFMAMGDDMPRHQTLIRLLGERGYHTSYYSGFDTAFDNVDQFLKRQEIDRLVDRSELHRRFGGDPGATERYWGYPDKEMFSLATSIIDTVDRQPRLDIFHTLQSHDPFVVPEEEDYWRRFEQRLQALNLSEDEAARYRTYQSELTTLLYTDDALRQFFEWYQSQPAYENTIFMITGDHRLIPIPQPTQIARYHVPFLLYSPLLAESATFASVSSHADVGPTLLGFLQAQFGLSWPETAHWLGTRIDTARQFRNVHSRPLMRNKNQLIDYLHKDYYQADDQLYRLSEGMALTPVNNPDKQADLEQRMARFKRVNQYVTQQNKLYSPEVPGHELPPTTPYRAASAPDGPASPQQAIDTVLARIDEQDLNTTEQFQVARRKAFDGDYAVARALCRRLLQTSPDYHDVRTLLGRTYAWTQQFDTARDHFRTILQRNPAYYDAYNALADVELWAGRPRAALETINAGLDRHPDRADFLAKKAKALLALNRSADATQVVATLEQTAPDYDELPTLKNRLHP, encoded by the coding sequence ATGACCCTCGATCTTGACCTTGAAGGTGTCTTCCGAGATGGGGGGGTCCTCTGGGCTGCGTTTTTTGCGTCCCTGATCGTTAGTCGTCTCATCGAATACGGGCTCGTTCGGGCTCATCACTCGCTGGATGTAGCGCTGTGGAAGCACGAGTTGGTCGGGGGACTGCACGACCTGGAGTTTTCGTTGTTTGTGGCGGTGGGGATCATTGGGGGGTATCTCACCCTCTTCTCGATTGCGGGAAGGTCCGTGGCCTTCGGGGTCACACTGGCGGGGCTTGTGGTGCTCATTGTGGGACATTTGGTCCTCATTCGCTACTACACCACCACACTGCAGCCGCTGGGCCTGGACTTTTGGGCCTACGACCTGACGGAGGTCGTAGACACGGTTCAGACCTCCGGTGCCGGCAATGTCGTCTTCTGGGGGAATGCGCTCGTCCTCATCGCAGTGCTTGTGGGCAACGCGTTTTTCCTTCGCGCGGGGGGCGTCCCCGATAAGGCCCTTTATGCCGTCGGGATTCTCGCCCTCCTCAATTTGTTTGTTTCGACGTCTGCCTTGGATGCCGACCGCCCCGCGGCCGAACACCTTGCCCTCAACAAAACGGCATACTTTCTTGGGGAGAGCGCAGCGTGGGCTTTTGCCTCGTCCTCCACGGAGTACCAGCCCAAGACGGAGCCCACCGACAATGTTGCGTCTGCCGATGCTTCCGTGCGGAGCCGGGAGTATCCCTGGATGTACCGGGCGAACTACGAGGACGTGCTGGGGCCATTTTTTGACCAGGCCAAGCTGGACGCCCTTGACCGTCCCCCTCACGTCGTGGTCATTGTGTTCGAAGGGTTGGGGACGACCTTCATCGGAGAGGAGGCGCGGTATGGAGGCATGACGCCGTTCGTCGACTCGCTGGCGCGTGACGGGCTGTACTGGAAAAATTTCCTGAGCACGACGGGGCGTACCTTCGGTCTCATGCCCTCTCTTTTTGGCGCTCTGCCCTTTGCTGAGCGCGGCTTCATGGCGATGGGCGACGACATGCCCCGGCACCAGACGCTGATCCGCCTGCTGGGAGAGCGCGGATATCATACCAGTTATTACAGCGGATTCGACACGGCGTTCGACAATGTCGACCAATTTCTAAAGCGGCAAGAGATTGATCGTCTCGTGGACCGGTCCGAGTTGCATCGGCGCTTTGGGGGCGATCCTGGGGCTACGGAGCGGTACTGGGGCTATCCCGACAAGGAAATGTTTTCCCTGGCGACCTCGATCATCGATACCGTTGATCGGCAGCCGCGTCTCGACATCTTCCACACCCTGCAGTCCCACGATCCCTTCGTGGTGCCGGAGGAAGAAGACTACTGGCGCCGCTTCGAGCAGCGGCTCCAGGCACTCAACCTTAGCGAAGACGAGGCTGCGCGCTATCGGACGTATCAATCGGAATTGACGACCCTTCTCTATACCGACGATGCCCTTCGCCAATTCTTCGAATGGTACCAGTCGCAGCCTGCGTACGAGAACACGATTTTTATGATTACCGGCGATCATCGGCTGATTCCAATTCCGCAGCCGACCCAGATCGCCCGCTATCACGTCCCGTTCCTCCTCTACTCGCCCCTTCTGGCCGAAAGTGCGACCTTTGCATCCGTCTCCAGTCACGCTGACGTGGGGCCGACCCTCCTCGGCTTTCTCCAGGCACAGTTTGGGCTTTCGTGGCCGGAGACGGCCCATTGGCTGGGCACGCGGATTGACACGGCGCGGCAGTTTCGCAATGTCCACTCGCGGCCGCTGATGCGCAACAAGAATCAGCTCATCGACTATCTGCACAAGGATTACTACCAGGCCGACGACCAGTTGTACCGCCTGTCGGAGGGAATGGCGCTGACGCCCGTGAACAATCCCGACAAGCAGGCCGATTTGGAGCAGCGCATGGCCCGCTTCAAACGGGTCAACCAGTACGTGACGCAGCAGAACAAGCTGTACAGTCCGGAGGTGCCGGGGCACGAGCTTCCGCCCACCACGCCGTACCGGGCGGCGTCGGCGCCCGATGGGCCCGCGTCGCCTCAGCAGGCCATCGACACGGTGCTTGCGCGCATCGACGAGCAGGACTTGAATACGACTGAGCAGTTTCAGGTAGCTCGGCGAAAGGCCTTCGATGGGGACTATGCGGTGGCCCGGGCTCTTTGTCGTCGTCTTTTGCAGACAAGCCCGGACTACCACGACGTGCGTACGCTGTTGGGGCGCACCTACGCCTGGACGCAGCAGTTCGACACGGCTCGCGACCACTTTCGCACCATTCTCCAGCGCAATCCGGCGTACTACGATGCGTACAACGCCCTCGCCGACGTAGAGCTGTGGGCCGGACGCCCGCGAGCAGCCTTGGAGACGATCAATGCGGGGCTAGACCGCCACCCCGATCGGGCCGACTTCCTGGCCAAGAAGGCAAAGGCACTGCTTGCCCTTAACCGTTCTGCGGATGCCACGCAGGTTGTAGCAACTCTCGAGCAGACGGCCCCGGACTACGACGAACTTCCCACGCTCAAGAACCGCCTCCATCCGTGA
- a CDS encoding 5'-nucleotidase, lipoprotein e(P4) family, which translates to MAALRTLSPSFVLYAIGTMVLLTTGCGTTHPRSAPASTEAAARADSLARVTDSLEQALAAQTERAHLRHPNLDATLWTQTAVEYDGVTQGTYRLASVMMKRALTDSSWSAALAQAEESAAQYREKPPAVVLDVDETVLDNSAYQARLVQNNESYDTQSWNAWCREQQADAVPGALRFTQQADSMGVQVIYLTNRDSVVEAATRANLRALGFPVEDAPDAVLTQGERPGWTPKASRRAWVAERYRVLLLVGDNLGDFVEPADTSLAARRRMSHRHADFWGTRWIVLPNSQYGSWMGALFQYDYALSPTEQLRRKHDRLKTKPQTP; encoded by the coding sequence ATGGCCGCCCTTCGCACGCTCTCCCCCTCCTTCGTCCTGTATGCCATTGGAACGATGGTCCTACTCACAACCGGATGTGGCACCACACATCCCCGTTCCGCCCCCGCCTCCACCGAGGCAGCAGCACGAGCCGACAGTCTGGCCCGCGTGACCGACAGTCTCGAACAGGCCCTCGCGGCGCAGACGGAGCGCGCTCACCTGCGCCATCCCAACCTCGACGCTACACTTTGGACCCAGACGGCGGTTGAATACGACGGGGTCACACAGGGGACCTACCGCCTAGCATCGGTCATGATGAAACGGGCCCTGACTGATTCCAGCTGGTCCGCCGCATTGGCCCAGGCTGAGGAGTCGGCCGCGCAGTACCGTGAGAAGCCCCCCGCCGTGGTGCTGGACGTTGACGAGACGGTGCTCGACAACAGTGCCTATCAGGCTCGTCTCGTACAAAACAATGAATCCTACGACACTCAAAGCTGGAACGCCTGGTGTCGCGAACAACAGGCCGACGCGGTGCCTGGAGCCCTGCGCTTTACGCAGCAGGCCGACTCGATGGGCGTGCAGGTCATCTACCTCACGAATCGGGACTCGGTTGTAGAGGCGGCCACGCGCGCTAATCTCCGAGCGCTGGGCTTTCCGGTGGAGGATGCGCCGGACGCCGTGCTCACGCAGGGCGAACGGCCCGGCTGGACGCCGAAAGCCTCACGCCGCGCCTGGGTGGCGGAGCGCTACCGCGTGCTGCTGCTTGTCGGCGACAACCTGGGCGACTTCGTCGAGCCCGCCGACACGTCCCTCGCCGCTCGTCGTCGCATGAGCCACCGGCACGCCGACTTCTGGGGCACACGCTGGATTGTCCTTCCCAACTCCCAGTACGGATCGTGGATGGGTGCGCTTTTCCAGTACGATTACGCCCTCTCGCCGACCGAACAGCTCCGCCGCAAACATGATCGGCTCAAGACGAAACCCCAAACGCCTTGA